In one Alphaproteobacteria bacterium genomic region, the following are encoded:
- the amt gene encoding ammonium transporter — protein MSIATNFKRASIGGAVAAVAALVATPALAEVEIETAYVFNTFSFLISGFLVMWMACGFAMLESGLVRNKNTATICLKNIALYSVAGLMYYLIGYNLMYVDVSGWIGSFAIFYDGSLDEAALAVEVADVGYSTMSDWFFQMVFVATAASIVSGTVAERIKFWPFMIFTIVLTAVIYPVQASWTWGGGWLSEMGFSDYAGSTLVHSCGGWAALVGAILLGPRKGKYTSDGKVNPIPGANLPLATLGTFILWLGWFGFNGGSVLALGSAAAAAEMSIVYANTNLAAAAGVVVAILMTQILYKKIDLTMALNGAIGGLVAITAGPALEFSFLAIIVGGVGGALVVIAIPLIDKLKIDDVVGAISAHLVAGIWGTLCVAFFGDGDLIAQITGIVAVGVWTIVTSAIVWGILKATIGLRVSEEDEMIGLDKAELGMEAYPEFGSGSSSM, from the coding sequence ATGTCTATCGCAACGAATTTCAAACGCGCCTCGATCGGCGGCGCCGTCGCCGCTGTCGCGGCGCTGGTGGCCACACCGGCCCTGGCGGAGGTCGAGATCGAAACGGCCTACGTTTTCAACACCTTCTCGTTCCTGATCTCGGGTTTCCTGGTCATGTGGATGGCCTGCGGCTTCGCGATGCTGGAATCGGGTCTTGTCCGCAACAAGAACACCGCGACGATCTGTTTGAAGAACATCGCGCTCTACTCCGTGGCGGGCCTGATGTACTACCTGATCGGCTACAATCTGATGTATGTCGATGTCTCCGGCTGGATCGGCAGTTTCGCGATCTTCTATGACGGCTCGCTGGACGAAGCCGCGCTGGCCGTGGAAGTGGCCGATGTCGGCTATTCGACCATGTCCGACTGGTTCTTCCAGATGGTGTTCGTGGCGACCGCCGCATCGATCGTGTCCGGTACCGTCGCGGAGCGCATCAAGTTCTGGCCGTTCATGATCTTCACGATCGTCCTGACCGCGGTGATCTATCCGGTTCAGGCCTCCTGGACCTGGGGCGGCGGCTGGCTCTCCGAAATGGGCTTCTCCGACTATGCCGGATCAACGCTTGTGCATAGCTGCGGCGGTTGGGCGGCCCTGGTCGGCGCCATCCTGCTTGGCCCGCGGAAAGGCAAGTACACGTCCGACGGCAAGGTGAACCCGATCCCGGGCGCCAACCTGCCGCTGGCTACGCTGGGCACCTTCATCCTGTGGCTCGGCTGGTTCGGCTTCAACGGCGGTTCCGTCCTGGCCCTGGGCTCGGCAGCAGCCGCTGCGGAAATGTCCATCGTCTACGCCAACACGAACCTGGCCGCGGCTGCCGGTGTCGTCGTGGCTATCCTGATGACCCAGATCCTCTACAAGAAGATCGACCTGACCATGGCCCTGAACGGCGCCATCGGCGGCCTGGTCGCCATCACCGCCGGTCCGGCCCTGGAATTCAGCTTCCTGGCCATCATCGTCGGCGGTGTCGGCGGCGCGCTGGTCGTGATCGCCATTCCGCTGATCGACAAGTTGAAGATCGACGATGTGGTCGGCGCCATCTCGGCCCACCTTGTTGCCGGTATCTGGGGCACGCTCTGTGTCGCGTTCTTCGGCGACGGCGATCTGATCGCCCAGATCACGGGCATCGTCGCGGTCGGCGTCTGGACGATCGTCACCAGCGCCATCGTCTGGGGCATCCTGAAGGCCACCATCGGCCTGCGTGTCTCCGAAGAAGACGAAATGATCGGGCTCGACAAGGCCGAGCTCGGCATGGAGGCCTATCCGGAATTCGGTTCGGGTTCCTCCTCGATGTAA
- a CDS encoding outer-membrane lipoprotein carrier protein LolA produces MSENVTSLSAITPLKALSRVLLLSSFLAASVSAALTQSAFAQSAQFTDPNSNAVASRAASLGPDEQRILLNEVESYFDGVGTMQARFLQYNMDGSVYRGDVKINRPGRMLIDYDDPVPYKIVADGNFYIFVDEDLEEVSHIPLALTPANMLLRQPMNLGEELTVVDAARDSGVLYVTVAQKEAEDAGTLTLAFNEEPLALRQWTVIDAQGVVTRVLLQNPKTGVKFAKDTFTFVNPWSTREGGN; encoded by the coding sequence ATGTCGGAAAACGTAACGTCCTTATCGGCGATCACTCCGCTTAAGGCGCTGTCCCGCGTTCTGCTGCTCAGTTCTTTCCTGGCTGCTTCGGTCAGTGCAGCGCTGACCCAGTCCGCTTTCGCCCAATCGGCGCAGTTCACCGACCCCAATTCAAATGCCGTCGCGTCGCGCGCGGCCTCGTTGGGCCCGGACGAGCAGCGCATCCTGCTGAACGAGGTGGAGAGCTACTTCGACGGCGTCGGAACGATGCAGGCGCGGTTCCTGCAGTACAATATGGACGGATCGGTCTATCGCGGTGACGTGAAGATCAATCGGCCCGGCAGGATGCTGATCGATTACGACGATCCCGTCCCCTACAAGATCGTCGCCGACGGCAATTTCTACATCTTCGTCGATGAAGACCTGGAGGAGGTGTCGCACATCCCGCTGGCCCTCACTCCGGCCAACATGCTGCTGCGCCAGCCGATGAATCTCGGTGAGGAACTGACCGTGGTGGACGCGGCGCGCGACAGCGGCGTGTTGTATGTCACCGTCGCCCAGAAAGAGGCGGAAGACGCGGGCACCCTGACCCTTGCCTTCAACGAGGAGCCCCTGGCGCTGCGTCAATGGACCGTCATCGACGCCCAGGGCGTCGTGACACGTGTCCTGCTACAGAACCCGAAGACCGGCGTTAAATTCGCAAAGGATACCTTCACCTTCGTAAACCCCTGGAGCACGCGCGAAGGCGGAAACTGA
- a CDS encoding UbiH/UbiF/VisC/COQ6 family ubiquinone biosynthesis hydroxylase, which produces MESEHTMRTDVVFAGGGMVGLSLAIALARAGLQVVVVDRETPESVQSLDYDGRASAIALGSKRVLEGSGIWQEMADHASPIWDIRVADGHPLRGVSPLFLHYDHADVGEDPFGWIIENRITRQALHKVAARTEGLTLLAPATVAKIDRDADRALAVLEDGREITAMLAIAADGKFSKRREEAGIAVSGWNYDQVSMVATVRHERAHDGVAVELFLPGGPFAMLPMTENRSNIVWSEHKDRAARFMAMEDAEFLAELKLRFGDWLGDIELTGPRFAYPLSLQQAARYTDQRFALIGDAAHSIHPIAGQGLNMGLRDVAGFAEVLVDAARLGLDIGSASVLRDYERRRRFDNVLLAAVTDGLLRLFSNDVPPVRAVRDLGLATVNRLPPVKHFLMRHAMGVVGDLPRLVRGEAL; this is translated from the coding sequence ATGGAGAGCGAACACACAATGCGCACGGATGTGGTCTTTGCCGGTGGCGGAATGGTCGGGCTCAGTCTGGCGATCGCCTTGGCGCGGGCGGGACTTCAGGTCGTCGTGGTGGACCGTGAGACGCCTGAATCCGTTCAGTCCCTGGATTACGACGGCCGTGCCTCCGCCATTGCGCTGGGGTCCAAACGCGTTCTGGAAGGGTCGGGGATCTGGCAGGAAATGGCGGATCACGCTTCGCCGATCTGGGACATACGCGTCGCTGACGGCCACCCGCTGCGCGGTGTTTCGCCGCTGTTCCTGCATTACGATCATGCCGATGTCGGCGAGGACCCGTTCGGCTGGATCATTGAGAACCGCATCACACGTCAGGCCCTGCACAAGGTTGCGGCGCGGACCGAGGGGCTGACCTTGCTGGCGCCGGCTACCGTTGCCAAGATCGATCGCGATGCGGACCGGGCCCTGGCGGTGCTGGAGGACGGGCGCGAAATCACGGCAATGCTGGCAATCGCCGCCGACGGGAAATTTTCCAAACGGCGCGAGGAGGCCGGCATCGCTGTCAGCGGCTGGAACTACGATCAGGTATCCATGGTCGCGACCGTCCGGCACGAACGCGCCCATGACGGTGTCGCGGTCGAACTCTTCCTGCCGGGCGGACCGTTCGCCATGCTGCCGATGACGGAAAACCGCAGCAACATCGTCTGGTCCGAACACAAGGATCGTGCTGCGCGTTTCATGGCCATGGAGGATGCCGAGTTTCTGGCGGAATTGAAGCTGCGATTCGGCGACTGGCTCGGTGACATCGAACTGACGGGCCCGCGTTTCGCCTATCCGCTCAGCCTTCAGCAGGCGGCGCGCTATACCGATCAGCGGTTCGCCCTGATTGGCGATGCCGCCCATTCGATCCATCCGATCGCGGGGCAGGGCCTCAATATGGGGCTGCGCGATGTCGCCGGTTTTGCGGAGGTCCTGGTCGATGCGGCCCGGCTTGGGCTCGATATCGGTTCAGCCTCGGTCCTGCGGGATTATGAGCGGCGCCGACGCTTCGACAATGTTCTCCTGGCCGCGGTAACCGACGGCCTGCTGCGGCTGTTCTCCAACGATGTGCCACCGGTCCGGGCCGTGCGCGACCTGGGACTGGCCACTGTCAATCGACTGCCGCCGGTGAAGCATTTCCTGATGCGACACGCCATGGGCGTTGTCGGCGACCTTCCGCGCCTGGTCCGCGGCGAAGCGCTGTAG
- a CDS encoding DNA translocase FtsK 4TM domain-containing protein has product MVAKTQEKAAFLPAGTTDYLRKRGIECLGVGLIVLGLALLAALISYDPLDPSPNTATDRIATNLLGMTGAAISDVALQSLGMAAFLGFPLLAGWGWRLVVDRSLPRAWVRLALTPVLAILTAAALATLPAHDSWPIASGLGGFLGDMSLGALTAVLPPVEPGWIGLVLAVPAAAIALYGFGITLGEWRALGVQGWTGLRGAASLARKSDQLAPALKDLLTRDTGRVEPTLDRSVKRETPQRVTPAAPRPQREDRVETPEATRPSKRAKQEQQIRLDLPPQDGEFHLPPIDILVDRQPDPEAQSQNAEGLEQNARMLEGVLEDFGVKGEIVRVRPGPVVTLYELEPAPGTKTSRVIGLSDDIARSMSAISVRIATVPGRSVIGIELPNGRREMVGFRELVASDTYDRSKSKLPLILGKDIGGAPEVVDLATMPHLLIAGTTGSGKSVGMNTMILSLLYKMTPDQCRFIMIDPKMLELSVYDDIPHLLAPVVTDPKKAVVALKWAVREMEDRYRAMSKLGVRNIEGYNKRVAEASRKGEVITRRVQTGFDAESGKPIFEDEPLDLSPLPYIVVLVDEMADLMLVAGKDIEASIQRLAQMARAAGIHLIMATQRPSVDVITGTIKANFPTRISFQVTSKVDSRTILGEQGAEQLLGKGDMLHMAGGGRVTRVHGPFVDDSEVEAVCQYLKSMGTPAYVDSVTDEDDMTGGFDTDVSGASSPMGGGSGDDGGENSLYDQAVALVAREGKCSTSFVQRHLQIGYNRAARIVERMEKEGVVSAANHVGKRNVLIGDHSA; this is encoded by the coding sequence ATGGTTGCGAAAACACAGGAAAAGGCAGCCTTTCTGCCGGCCGGAACAACCGATTATCTGCGCAAGCGCGGCATCGAATGTCTGGGCGTTGGCCTGATCGTCCTCGGTCTTGCCTTGCTGGCCGCGCTGATAAGCTACGACCCGCTGGACCCGTCCCCCAACACGGCCACAGACCGCATCGCCACCAATCTGCTGGGCATGACCGGCGCCGCGATTTCCGATGTCGCCCTGCAGAGCCTCGGCATGGCGGCCTTTCTGGGCTTTCCGTTGCTTGCGGGCTGGGGCTGGCGCCTGGTGGTCGATCGGTCACTGCCGCGTGCCTGGGTCCGTCTGGCACTGACCCCGGTTCTGGCCATCCTGACCGCCGCCGCCCTCGCCACCCTGCCGGCGCATGATTCCTGGCCCATCGCATCCGGGCTGGGGGGCTTCCTCGGGGATATGAGCCTGGGCGCCCTGACCGCCGTTCTGCCGCCTGTGGAGCCCGGCTGGATCGGTTTGGTCCTTGCCGTCCCGGCCGCCGCCATCGCGCTCTATGGCTTCGGCATCACATTGGGGGAATGGCGCGCGCTTGGCGTTCAGGGATGGACGGGCCTCCGCGGCGCCGCGAGTCTGGCCCGGAAATCCGATCAGTTGGCCCCGGCGCTCAAGGATCTGCTGACCCGCGATACCGGGCGCGTCGAGCCGACCCTGGACCGTTCCGTCAAACGGGAGACGCCTCAGCGGGTCACCCCGGCCGCCCCGCGCCCGCAGCGGGAAGATCGCGTGGAGACGCCCGAAGCCACCCGTCCCTCCAAGCGCGCGAAACAGGAACAGCAGATCCGACTGGACCTGCCGCCGCAGGATGGCGAGTTCCACCTGCCGCCGATCGATATCCTGGTCGACCGTCAGCCCGATCCGGAGGCGCAATCCCAGAATGCCGAGGGCCTGGAACAGAATGCCCGCATGCTGGAGGGCGTGCTGGAAGATTTTGGTGTCAAGGGCGAGATCGTACGCGTACGCCCCGGCCCCGTTGTTACCCTTTACGAGCTGGAACCGGCGCCGGGCACCAAGACCAGCCGCGTGATCGGCCTGAGCGACGACATCGCCCGTTCCATGTCGGCGATTTCCGTCCGTATCGCGACCGTGCCGGGACGCAGCGTGATCGGTATCGAACTGCCGAACGGCCGACGCGAGATGGTGGGCTTCCGGGAGCTGGTCGCGTCGGACACCTATGACCGGTCGAAGTCGAAGCTGCCGCTGATCCTGGGCAAGGATATCGGGGGCGCGCCTGAAGTCGTCGACCTGGCAACCATGCCACATCTGCTGATCGCCGGTACGACCGGGTCCGGGAAATCAGTCGGCATGAACACGATGATCCTGTCCCTGCTCTACAAGATGACGCCGGACCAGTGTCGCTTCATCATGATCGACCCGAAAATGCTGGAACTGTCCGTCTATGACGACATTCCTCATCTGCTGGCCCCGGTCGTCACCGATCCGAAGAAGGCGGTGGTCGCCCTGAAATGGGCGGTGCGGGAGATGGAAGACCGCTATCGCGCCATGTCGAAACTCGGGGTCCGGAATATCGAGGGCTACAACAAGCGCGTCGCCGAAGCGTCCCGCAAGGGTGAGGTCATCACCCGCCGGGTGCAGACCGGGTTCGACGCCGAAAGCGGCAAACCGATCTTCGAAGACGAACCGCTGGACCTGAGCCCCCTTCCCTATATCGTCGTTCTGGTCGACGAGATGGCGGACCTGATGCTGGTCGCCGGCAAGGATATCGAAGCCTCCATCCAGCGTCTGGCGCAGATGGCACGTGCCGCGGGCATCCATCTGATCATGGCGACGCAGCGCCCCTCGGTCGATGTCATCACCGGGACGATCAAGGCCAACTTCCCGACCCGGATTTCCTTCCAGGTGACATCGAAAGTCGACAGCCGAACCATCCTTGGCGAACAGGGCGCCGAACAGCTGCTGGGCAAGGGCGACATGCTGCATATGGCCGGCGGCGGACGCGTGACCCGTGTGCACGGCCCGTTCGTCGACGACAGCGAAGTTGAGGCGGTTTGTCAGTACCTTAAGTCCATGGGCACACCGGCCTATGTTGACAGTGTGACAGACGAAGACGATATGACAGGCGGTTTCGATACCGATGTCAGCGGCGCCAGCAGCCCGATGGGCGGCGGAAGCGGCGATGACGGCGGTGAAAATTCGCTCTATGACCAGGCCGTGGCCCTGGTCGCCCGGGAAGGCAAATGCTCGACCAGCTTCGTGCAGCGCCATCTCCAGATCGGCTACAACAGGGCCGCCCGGATCGTCGAGCGCATGGAAAAGGAAGGTGTCGTCAGTGCGGCCAACCATGTCGGAAAACGTAACGTCCTTATCGGCGATCACTCCGCTTAA
- a CDS encoding class III extradiol ring-cleavage dioxygenase, producing the protein MSESLPAIFVSHGPPTLPLERLEARDFLSGLAGQLPRRPRAILAISAHWETKQHAVTVRTRQAALYDFYGFPPALYDMTYAPPGDIELAHRAAVLLEGAGIPVQANPDRELDHGVWTPLSLVFPEADIPVVQLSLRADADTRHHLAVGRALAPLRDDGVLILCSGNVTHNLREWQRLAQAGETQTPTWVTDFQEWVAERVSNGEDEALCDFATHPNGRRNHPTDEHFMPFFVAMGAGGLEDSHRLHESICYSVLAMDAYSFG; encoded by the coding sequence ATGTCAGAATCTCTTCCTGCCATCTTTGTATCTCACGGCCCTCCAACCCTTCCCCTGGAACGTCTCGAGGCGCGGGACTTTCTCTCGGGGCTGGCCGGGCAACTGCCCCGGCGGCCCCGTGCAATCCTTGCGATATCCGCCCATTGGGAGACCAAGCAGCATGCCGTGACCGTCCGCACGCGTCAGGCGGCGCTGTACGATTTCTACGGTTTCCCGCCGGCGCTCTACGACATGACCTATGCGCCGCCCGGCGATATCGAACTGGCGCATCGGGCCGCAGTCCTTCTGGAAGGGGCGGGGATTCCCGTGCAGGCCAACCCGGATCGAGAACTCGATCATGGGGTCTGGACGCCGCTGAGCCTTGTCTTTCCGGAGGCGGATATCCCGGTCGTGCAGTTGTCGCTGCGCGCCGATGCCGATACCCGCCACCATCTGGCGGTCGGGCGGGCTCTGGCGCCCTTGCGGGACGACGGGGTGCTGATCCTGTGTTCAGGCAATGTGACGCACAATCTTCGTGAATGGCAGCGCCTGGCGCAGGCTGGTGAGACGCAGACCCCGACCTGGGTGACGGATTTTCAGGAGTGGGTCGCGGAACGCGTTTCCAATGGCGAAGACGAGGCGCTATGCGACTTCGCTACCCACCCGAATGGTCGCCGCAATCATCCGACGGATGAACATTTCATGCCATTCTTCGTCGCGATGGGGGCCGGGGGCCTGGAAGACAGTCACCGTCTGCATGAAAGCATCTGCTATTCAGTGCTGGCCATGGATGCCTATTCCTTCGGCTGA
- a CDS encoding aminopeptidase P family protein, with protein sequence MTASSALTELQEILKESDIVRDPAEIEALLRGVAAAPADTRASWPDLMAPDADASTRARMVAAGHRYIEALGSPFADGPAPAERLQALRAEMRRLGLHGLVIPRTDEYQGEYIAQRAERVQWLTGFAGSAGTVVVGLEKAAIFVDGRYTLQVRDQVDTTLFEPRHLIEEPATDWIAETFSSGDRIGFDPWLHTQHGAGHLNIAARRAGAELIRVEPNPVDTVWKDQPSSPISPVVPHDVAFAGESAEAKRRRLGEALGGTGVDAAVITATDSIAWLLNMRGGDVPNCPLPLSFALLHSDGAVDWFIDERKLTPAAKAALGNEIAVRPESEFPDALAELGRQGRSVQADPATAPCLVFDRLTQYGARTVEAADPCLMPKACKNAVEIDGTRRAHRRDGAALSRFLHWIESDAAKGGQTELSAIARLREFRAAGEHFRGLSFDTIAGAGPNGAVIHYRAAERTNRPIETGQLLLVDSGGQYLDGTTDVTRTVAIGTPTDEMKARFTLVLKGHIAIATARFPVGISGSQLDPLARMPLWRAGLDFDHGTGHGVGSYLNVHEGPQRIAKAHNAVALKPGMILSNEPGYYKAGEYGIRIENLVVVREVAEPPEGAERKLLEFETITLAPIDRNLVETALLTEAERAWLNLYHDRVRTELAPQLDGEALEWLEQATAPV encoded by the coding sequence ATGACCGCCTCCTCCGCCCTGACCGAGTTGCAGGAAATTCTGAAAGAATCCGACATCGTGCGCGATCCCGCAGAGATCGAAGCCCTGCTGCGCGGCGTAGCAGCCGCGCCCGCGGACACCCGCGCGAGTTGGCCGGACCTGATGGCGCCAGACGCCGATGCCTCGACACGGGCACGCATGGTCGCTGCCGGGCATCGCTACATCGAGGCCCTGGGCAGCCCGTTTGCCGATGGCCCTGCCCCTGCGGAGCGACTGCAGGCCCTGCGCGCCGAGATGCGGCGCCTCGGTCTCCACGGGCTGGTCATCCCGCGCACCGACGAATATCAGGGCGAATACATCGCCCAGCGCGCGGAGCGGGTGCAATGGCTGACGGGATTTGCCGGGTCTGCCGGAACGGTCGTTGTCGGGCTGGAGAAGGCCGCGATCTTCGTTGACGGCCGCTATACCTTGCAGGTGCGCGATCAGGTCGATACGACCCTGTTCGAGCCGCGCCATCTGATCGAGGAACCGGCGACGGACTGGATTGCCGAAACCTTCAGCAGCGGTGACAGGATCGGCTTCGATCCCTGGCTTCACACCCAGCATGGCGCCGGACATCTGAACATAGCTGCACGACGGGCCGGCGCGGAGCTTATACGGGTCGAACCCAACCCGGTGGACACGGTCTGGAAGGATCAGCCATCGTCACCGATCTCCCCCGTGGTGCCGCACGATGTGGCCTTCGCCGGGGAAAGTGCGGAGGCCAAGCGCCGCCGCCTCGGTGAGGCACTTGGCGGCACGGGCGTGGATGCTGCCGTCATCACGGCAACGGATTCGATTGCCTGGCTGTTGAACATGCGCGGCGGCGACGTCCCGAACTGTCCGTTGCCGCTCAGCTTCGCCCTGCTGCACAGCGACGGCGCGGTCGACTGGTTCATCGACGAGCGCAAGCTGACGCCTGCCGCAAAGGCCGCACTGGGCAATGAAATCGCGGTGCGGCCGGAAAGCGAGTTTCCCGATGCGCTGGCAGAGCTGGGCCGCCAGGGGCGCAGCGTCCAGGCGGATCCGGCAACCGCGCCCTGCCTGGTCTTCGACCGACTGACGCAGTATGGCGCGCGTACGGTGGAGGCGGCCGACCCCTGCCTGATGCCCAAGGCCTGCAAGAACGCGGTTGAGATCGACGGCACCCGGAGAGCCCACCGCCGCGATGGGGCCGCCCTGTCCCGGTTCCTGCACTGGATCGAAAGCGACGCCGCGAAGGGCGGCCAGACCGAGCTGAGCGCCATCGCGCGCCTGCGTGAATTCAGGGCCGCCGGTGAGCACTTCCGGGGTCTCAGCTTTGACACGATCGCCGGGGCCGGGCCAAACGGCGCCGTCATTCACTATCGCGCGGCCGAGCGCACCAACCGCCCCATCGAAACCGGGCAGTTGCTGCTGGTCGACAGTGGCGGTCAATATCTGGACGGCACGACGGACGTAACCCGAACCGTTGCCATCGGCACGCCGACCGATGAGATGAAAGCGCGCTTCACACTGGTGCTGAAGGGCCATATCGCCATTGCCACCGCGCGATTCCCGGTCGGCATCAGCGGCAGTCAGCTGGACCCTCTGGCCAGGATGCCGCTCTGGCGCGCCGGGCTGGATTTCGACCACGGCACCGGCCACGGGGTCGGCAGCTATCTCAATGTTCATGAGGGGCCGCAGCGGATCGCCAAGGCGCACAATGCTGTCGCCTTGAAACCGGGCATGATCCTGTCCAACGAACCCGGCTACTACAAGGCCGGCGAGTACGGTATTCGCATCGAGAATCTGGTCGTGGTCCGGGAAGTCGCGGAACCGCCGGAAGGGGCCGAACGCAAGCTGCTGGAGTTCGAAACGATCACTCTGGCCCCGATCGACCGCAATCTGGTGGAGACAGCCCTGCTGACAGAGGCGGAACGCGCCTGGCTCAACCTGTACCACGATCGCGTTCGCACCGAACTTGCCCCGCAGCTGGACGGGGAGGCGCTGGAATGGCTGGAACAGGCAACGGCGCCTGTCTGA
- a CDS encoding P-II family nitrogen regulator: MKLIMAIIKPFKLDDVREALTGLGVQGLTATEVKGFGRQKGQTEVYRGAEYSVNFLPKVKIEVVVSTDLAEKTVEAIQKAGNTGRIGDGKIFVIDVAQAVRIRTGETDADAL; this comes from the coding sequence ATGAAACTGATCATGGCGATCATCAAACCCTTCAAGCTGGACGATGTGCGTGAGGCACTGACCGGACTTGGCGTTCAGGGGTTAACCGCGACCGAAGTCAAAGGCTTTGGCCGTCAGAAGGGGCAGACAGAAGTGTATCGCGGAGCCGAGTATTCCGTGAACTTCCTGCCGAAAGTCAAAATCGAAGTCGTCGTCTCCACCGATCTTGCGGAGAAGACCGTCGAAGCCATCCAGAAGGCCGGCAATACCGGTCGGATCGGCGATGGCAAAATCTTCGTCATCGATGTCGCACAGGCTGTTCGGATTCGCACCGGCGAAACCGACGCCGACGCGCTCTGA
- a CDS encoding aminotransferase class I/II-fold pyridoxal phosphate-dependent enzyme: protein MGGSRLELLKNFPYRRLTALLDGIEPAQSPLFLQIGEPQDAVPDMVLPTVTANAAHLGKYPPPNGAPDYNEAVARWIEGRYGLEAGAVDPVTQVTALCGTREGLFQAALMAIIRKRERMRDPGIAPAVLVPNPMYHVYFGGAVVGDADPILLNATAENGFLPDYAGLPESVLDRTAICYLCTPGNPTGAVASPEAVRDLLALARKHDFVLAVDECYSEIWFDRAPAGGFDAAQALGGTENLLVFNSLSKRSGSPGLRCGFVAGDPELVEAMTLLRSYGGAQVPGALMAAGTALWRDEAHAVANRERYHNLVQIADHHLSGIPGYRKPEAGFFLWMDVSATFGDGEAAARRLWADAGVKALPGRYMARPDPSTDASPGDAYLRLALVHDPDTVARAMERVAGVFSAA from the coding sequence ATGGGCGGATCGCGTCTCGAGTTACTGAAGAATTTCCCTTATCGGCGCCTGACCGCGCTGCTGGACGGCATTGAACCCGCCCAGTCACCGCTGTTCCTGCAGATCGGTGAACCCCAGGATGCCGTGCCGGATATGGTGCTGCCGACCGTCACCGCGAATGCCGCACATCTTGGCAAGTATCCGCCGCCGAACGGAGCCCCCGACTATAACGAGGCCGTTGCCCGCTGGATCGAGGGGCGTTACGGCCTGGAAGCGGGCGCCGTGGATCCCGTCACGCAGGTAACAGCGCTTTGCGGCACCCGCGAGGGCCTGTTTCAGGCCGCGCTGATGGCCATCATCCGGAAACGCGAGCGCATGCGCGACCCCGGCATCGCGCCGGCGGTGCTGGTACCCAACCCGATGTATCACGTCTATTTCGGCGGCGCCGTCGTCGGAGACGCCGATCCCATCCTGCTGAACGCTACGGCGGAGAATGGCTTCCTTCCGGATTATGCCGGGCTGCCGGAATCGGTGCTGGACCGCACGGCGATCTGCTATCTGTGCACTCCAGGCAACCCGACCGGTGCCGTGGCCTCCCCGGAAGCGGTGCGCGACCTGCTGGCGCTGGCGCGCAAGCATGATTTCGTTCTGGCCGTTGACGAATGCTATTCGGAAATCTGGTTCGATCGCGCCCCGGCAGGCGGCTTCGATGCGGCGCAGGCGCTGGGCGGGACGGAGAATCTGCTGGTATTCAATTCCCTGTCCAAGCGATCCGGCTCGCCGGGACTGCGCTGCGGCTTCGTCGCCGGTGACCCGGAACTGGTCGAAGCCATGACTTTGTTGCGCAGCTATGGCGGGGCGCAGGTACCCGGCGCCCTGATGGCGGCCGGCACGGCGCTGTGGCGGGATGAGGCCCATGCCGTCGCCAACCGCGAGCGCTACCATAATTTGGTCCAGATCGCGGACCATCATCTGTCCGGAATACCCGGCTATCGCAAACCGGAAGCGGGCTTCTTCCTCTGGATGGATGTATCCGCGACATTCGGGGATGGCGAGGCGGCCGCCAGGCGGCTTTGGGCGGATGCCGGGGTGAAAGCCTTGCCGGGCCGCTACATGGCACGACCGGATCCAAGTACGGATGCCAGCCCGGGCGACGCCTATCTGCGGCTTGCCCTGGTACATGATCCGGACACGGTCGCCCGGGCGATGGAACGCGTCGCCGGCGTATTCAGCGCCGCCTGA